The genomic segment AAAACTAATTTTACTTGCTATTTTTCAATGGCCAGTCGGTTATATTTTAAGAAATAAAAATTCACCTTTTAAATTCAGATTATGCTTAATATCGCTACTCATAGGTTTTATTTTTTTATCACTTTCAAATTTCTTACTTGACGGATATCTATTAATACTTATAGCTTTCATACCACTAACAATATCTCTATGTATATTTCTACCCTCTGCTTCAAATGCAATTATAAAGTCTGCTCCAATTAAATATCAAGGTTCAGCAATAGCCTTATATTCTCAATGTTTTGGCATTAGTTCTTTAACAGTACCTTGGATGGCAGGAAAATTAATTGATACCCATGACACAGCCCTTCAGCTATGGTTAATTGTTAGTATTATTTGTATACTTTTAGTACCAATATCTAAGAATATTAAATAATAAAATTTTTAATTTAATTCCTATTCATCTCTTCAATTCTTAATTCCCTTAGATATAGAAAAAGAGGAGCTGAAAAAGCAAATGCGATTGTAAATGTAGTCAATATTACAATCCATAGATTTTTCATCTCTAATCTCTTTGATTCAGAAATTATCCAAACGAATACAGCTGATGACCCTATAAAAAGATCTCTAGATAATGACTGAGAGGCTGGATTATTATTAGCTAACTCTATAAATAATTGAATATCAAAAGCAGGTCCATAGCTTTTTGCAAATTCAATATTTGCAAGTGTAGGTAAAACGGCTCCTAATATAGCCAAAAACAAATAAACCCATTTTAACCATTTAATCTGTCTTACCATAAGTAATTTTTAATTTAATAAGAAATAATATATCAGAAGAATTATAAAGTTTGTCTGTTTTATGAATAAAAAAAATATCATAGTTCTACCTATGAACCTAACTTACTATATTAGAAATAACATAATAATTTGCGAATGAGAATTGATGCTCCTAAAGAAATACTTAGCCTTCCTAACCTTAAATTAGCGGTGATCGGTCATGTTGAATGGGTAACATTCTTAAAGGTTGATCAGCTCCCATTAGCGGGACAAATTTCGCATGCAAAAGATTGCTTTGAAGAAGCAGCAGGTGGTGCGGCAGTCGCAGCTGTTCAGATGGCAAGGCTAATAAATAACCCTGTTGACTTAATCACATCATTGGGCAAAGACAATTATGGTGAAAAATGCTACGAAAGACTCACTAAACTTGGTTTAAATTTAAAAGTAGCTTGGCGTGAGAAACCAACTAGAAAAGGGATTAGCCTAATCAGCAAAGATGGAGAAAGAGCAATTACAGTTATTGGAGAAAGATTACAGCCAATCGGTTCTGATAATTTACCTTGGAGTGATTTGAAAAATTACGATGGTGTTTTTGTTACCGCTACTGACAAAGAAGGAATAAGATTCGCTAGGAAAGCTAGATTCCTCTCTGCGACTCCCCGAACAGGTCAACAAACCCTAAAGAATTCAAAAGTAAAACTCAATGCATTGATTGGGAGTGGTCTTGATCCTGGTGAAAAGATAAATTACGAAGAGCTTGAACCTAAACCAGACATATACATTTCAACAAAAGGTGAATCAGGTGGAACAATTTTTCCCGAAAATATTAAATACAAACCCATTACTCCTAGTTCTGAAGAAATAGATACCTATGGTTGTGGGGACAGTTTCGCGGGAGCTGTGACTACTGCCCTCTCAGCAAAGCTAAATTTAGAGCAAGCGATTAATATAGGTGCATATTGCGGTGCTGAATGCTCAACTCATTACGGGCCTTACTAAAATGAAAAAGCGAGAGTATAAAGATTCCAAAAAAATCAATAATAATTCTATTACATATAACTTTATAATCCTAATTTTTTCAATTATTTATCTTTTTACCGAGTCAATAATAACCATTATCAGTTTATTTAAAAAAGGTGTTTTTAAAAAAGAAATACTTTCAAAGAGAACAGATCTAGGCTTCGACTTGATAATTAAGAGAAAATAAAGAAACAAATGAAAGAGAACTCAATTTGACAATCTTCATTTAACTGGCTTTATTCCTAGATGTTGCTTTAATTAGATAAGATCATAATAATCAATAGTGAAACTGATTCCAATATTAATAATAGTATTCTTTTTTTATATATTCTTAACTTTAAAAAAGAGAAATAAATTTTCTAATAGAAAGACTTTAATAGAAAGATTCAAGAAAAGGTTCAAGAATATCAATGTTCGTCGAAAAAGGATCTCTGAAGAATTTACAAATTCTCTTTTACTTGATCCTTGCAAAAACATCCCTTTAGGTACATGGTATTCAGAGGATGAGCTAAGAGAAAAAGCAGATATTCATAGATCTAGATTAAGTAAATTTGGTAAATCAAAAATTAATGGCGAAATGCTATTTGTTGGACCAAAAGGAGGGATTTACAAGATAAGTGGAGATGGAAAGAAAAAATATGTGTAAATCTTGAAAGACAAAAAGTAATAATTATAAAAAATCTAATTGTTGCTAAAGTGAAGAAGATAAATCATGAGTAAATTGAATTTTTCCCTAACAGTCTCATTTGGAGAATTAGAGCTATCTAATCTAACTTTTTGGAGCCTTGTTGCTATTACAGTATTATTCGTAGTATCTTTTATTTTATCAACAATTCCTCTTACAAAAAATATTTCTTCAAAAAAATAGATTTCAAGCAGCCTTTTTATATTCTGAAAAGTCTCTATTAGCCCAATGTATTCTTTTGATAGATAAATTAGCGATCGAAATCTTCTTATCTTCTTCTTTCATAGATACTAAATTCCTATTATCTAAAAATTGATTTGAAACTTCATTAGATGAGACGCTGGAGCTGGAGATCTTCAAACGATATCTATCAGCAAGATTTTTAATAGAAAACCCCTTAGCATCAGACCGATGTGGCCAAAAATTCTTCACGATAAATAAAGTCTCTTTTTTTAAGAAAACTAAGAAAAAGAGAATTGCAAGTAATTCTCTTTTTTATTAACAAATAATTTCGATCGATTCTTAGATTTTACGCTGAAGGCATAGAAGGTTTATCTCCTTTACATTCAAGACTAGCC from the Prochlorococcus marinus str. NATL2A genome contains:
- a CDS encoding PfkB family carbohydrate kinase, translated to MRIDAPKEILSLPNLKLAVIGHVEWVTFLKVDQLPLAGQISHAKDCFEEAAGGAAVAAVQMARLINNPVDLITSLGKDNYGEKCYERLTKLGLNLKVAWREKPTRKGISLISKDGERAITVIGERLQPIGSDNLPWSDLKNYDGVFVTATDKEGIRFARKARFLSATPRTGQQTLKNSKVKLNALIGSGLDPGEKINYEELEPKPDIYISTKGESGGTIFPENIKYKPITPSSEEIDTYGCGDSFAGAVTTALSAKLNLEQAINIGAYCGAECSTHYGPY
- a CDS encoding DUF2834 domain-containing protein: MVRQIKWLKWVYLFLAILGAVLPTLANIEFAKSYGPAFDIQLFIELANNNPASQSLSRDLFIGSSAVFVWIISESKRLEMKNLWIVILTTFTIAFAFSAPLFLYLRELRIEEMNRN